GTCGTAGATCCGTGAGTTGAACGACTTTCCGTCCCGGAACGCGGTGTTGACCGCGTCGAAGGACACCGCCGCGAATTGGTGCTCCGGCATCAGGGATTCCGGCGTCTTGGACCAATCCATCACCGAGCCGCGGAACACCCCGTGCGCGGCTCGGTGCCGCGCGAAGGTCGGGTACGGGTCGCGCAGCAGACCGGCGGTGGCGTCGGCGGCCGACTCCTCGACGACATCCTGCACTTCACTACCCACAGCTCACCCCACCACTCGGAACGGATCCGTCATCCTGATGCATATTACTGTAAATATTACAGTAACGGAATCTGCGCCGCTCTGGCCACGGTCAGAGTGAGATCGGCGCACCGTTGGTCATCGCTGCGATGAACCCGGCGTCGACCTGGATGTCCTGGCCGTTGATCCACTGCGCCCCGGGGGAGGTCAGGAACGCGATCAGGGGCACCACATCGTCGACGGTGGCGTGCCTGCCCACGGTGGTACGCACCAGGTCGAGGACGTCCTTGCCCATGGTCTGCTCGAAGTCGGACAGGATCGGGGTCTCGACCGGCCCTGGACTGACGGTGTTGACCCGCACCCCGTACTTCGTCCAGGCGGGTCCGGCCAGCCGCTTGGCGAACAGGATCGCGGCCTGCTTCGAGGTGGTGTACACCGGGAAATCCGGATCCTGCCCGGTCTGCCACTGCGCCACCGCATCTCCATCGGTCAGCTCGAGCAATCCGTCCAGGATGTCGAGGCGCTGTTGCCAACCCAGTGCCGCTGTGGACGCCACGGTGACGATCGACCCGCCCTGACGCAACAGCGGCAGCATTCCCTCGGCCATGAGCCGCATGCCGAGATAGTTGACCTTCAGAACGTCGGCAGCCGGCGCCGTACCCGGCACCCCGGCCACATGTGCGAGCGTGTCCCAGCCGTCCCCGATCTCACCCAACAGTCGAGCGATGTCGCCGGCGTCCCGAAGGTCGCAGGTGGCATGTTCGGACGCCGGTGTGTCGTTGGCGCGCAGGTCCACGGCGAGAACGTGGTCGCCGCGGTGGTGAAAGTACGTCGCGGCGGCTGCTCCGATCCCGGATCCAGCTCCGACGACGACGATTCTGCGTGCGGTTTCCGGCATGGCCGACCTCCAACTGAATGAGCGACAGTAAGCACGACTGTAAACAATTCAAGCAGGCTGGACAATCGGATCTCGCGTACCGGGCGGGTGCTACCGTTAGCCTTACCGGAGGGGTTTCGGAGGTTCGGACGACGTGCGTGGTGGGAGGCCGGAATCGATGAGTGCGATCGAAGAACGGACGGCGATGCGGCCGCAGCACGCCGGTCTCGATGAGATGCTGGCTGCCCAACGTCGGTCATTCATCGCCGCCGGTCCACCAGATGTGGCGCTGCGCCGCAATCGAATCGACCGCCTGCTGGCGATGGTCCTGGACAACTCCGAGGCCTTCGTCGCCGCGACGGAGGCCGACTACGGATCGCGGTCACGTTCTGCCGCGTTCTTGGCCGAGATCCTCGGCATGCTCTCGGTCATCGAGCACACCAGGGCACACCTCCCGCGATGGATGCGTGCGACGAAGCTGATGCGCGCCGCTCGTTTCGCAGGCCTCCGTGCCGAAGTGCTTCCGAGCCCGCTCGGAGTGGTCGGGATCATCGGTCCGTGGAACTTCCCGATCCAGCTGACGGTGCTTCCCGCGGCGGCGGCGTTCGCGGCGGGGAACCGGGTGATGATCAAGATGTCCGAGGTGACTCCACGCACCGCCGAGCTCATGGCGCAGACGGCGCCGAAGTACTTCGACGCAACCGAGTTGCAGGTCGTCACCGGTGGGCCGGAGGTGGCCGCGCAGTTCGCCGGCCTGCCGTTCGACCACCTGTTCTTCACCGGTTCGCCCTCGATCGGAGCGCTGGTGGCCCGGGCCGCCGCCGACAACCTCGTCCCGGTGACGCTGGAGCTGGGCGGCAAGAACCCTGTGGTCGTGGCCCCCGGGGCGGACATCGAGCGGGCGGCGGCTCGAATTGCCCAGGCACGCATGGTCAACGGTGGGCAGGTGTGCGTCTGCCCCGACTACGTCTTCGTGCCCGATGCTCAGGTCGACCGCTTCGTGGCGGTGGCCCGCCGGACATTGAGCGACCTGTTCCCGAGCATCGTCGGTAATCCCGATTACTGCGCCTCGGTCAACCAGGCGAACTTCGACCGGGTGGTGGGCCTGATCGCTGACGCCCGCGCCAATGGGGCCAGGATCGACGCCGTGGTACCGCCGGGGGAGACCCTGCCCGATCCGGGCTCGCGCAAGATCGCCCCGACCATCGTGCGCGACGTCGATCACCGGATGCGGATCGCGAGTGAAGAGGTGTTCGGGCCGGTACTCGTGGTCCGCGGCTACTCACGGCTCGAGGAACCCGTCGACCACATCAATGCCAACCCGTCACCCCTCGTGGCTTACTGGTTCGGGCCGGACGACGCCGACTTCCGGCACTTCGTCAGCCACACCCGCAGCGGTGGGGTGGCCCGCAATGACTTTGCCGCGCACATGATCCCGTCCGATGCCCCGTTCGGAGGTGTCGGCCGCAGCGGAACGGGCGCCTACCACGGGAAGGCCGGATTCGATGCGTTCAGCCACTACCGCACGGTGGTGGGCACCGACCTGCCGTTCAGCGTCACCGGCCATGCGGCCAATCCATTCAACGCGCCGATGCGGTTCAGCACCGATCTCATGCTGCGGCGCGCCCGCGGGCGAACCGCAGCCCGGCTCAAGAAGTTTCGCTGACCGCCTGCTCGCGCGCCCAGCGGTAGTCGGCCTTGCCGGCCGGGCTGCGCTCGATTGCCGGGCGGAACACCACGGCCTTGGGCAGCTTGTAGCGGGCGATCGAGGATTCGGCATGTCGGATCAGATCGTCCGCGGTAACACGGTTGTCGGCGAGCGCGTCCTCGCTCAACGCAACGACAGCCACCACCTCCTGGCCCCAGCGTTCATTGGGCCGGCCGGTGACCACCACGTCGCGCACCGCCGGATGTGAGGCAAGGGCGGATTCGACCTCCTCGGCGAAGATCTTCTCGCCACCCGAGTTGATGGTGACCGAGTCGCGGCCGAGCAGTTCGATCGCCCCGCTGCCCAGGTGGCGGGCCCGGTCGCCCGGCGTCGCGTAGCGCACCCCGTCGATGACGGGGAAGGTCGCAGCGGTCTTTGCGGCATCGCCCTTGTAGCCCAGCGGCACGAACCCGCGCTGTGCGAGCCAGCCCAGGCCCTGGTGACCGGCGGTCAGTACCGCGGTGAAATCCTCTGTGACCACGCAGGTATCGGGTCCGGCATTGAAGGTTCCGGTGGACACGGCCCCGGGTGCCGACATGTGGCTCATCTGGGCTCCGGTTTCGGATGACCCCACCCCGTCGACGACGATGAGGTTCTCCTTGGCGTCGATGAGCTGTTGTTTGACGTAAGGGGTCAGCTGCGCGCCGCCGTTGGCCACCACGGAGAGAGATGACACGTCGGCCGTGCCGGCCTTGATCGCGTCCAGCAGAGGGCGCGCCATGGCGTCACCCACCACGGTTGCCACCAACACCTGTTCGCGTTCGATGGTGCGCACCACGTCATCGGCGTCGAATCGGTCTACCACGGTGGGGAATACGAGGGTCTGGCCGGTGCTGATCGCGGTCATCGCGGCCCATTGCGCCGCGCCGTGGATCAGTGGCGGCAGGATCATCAGCTTGGTGCCGGGATTCTCGGTGGCCCTGGCGGCGATCTCGTCGACGGATTGCGCCTTCTCGCCGGTGACCATGTTGCGGCCGCCGAAGGCCGTCATGAAGATGTCGTGCTGGCGCCACAACACGCCCTTCGGCATGCCGGTGGTGCCGCCGGTGTAAAGCACGTAGAGGTCGTCGGGGCTGGGATGCACCGGGGCTGATGCGGGCATCTCGGTGTCGGCCACGATCGATTCGTAATCCACTGCGCCGTCGAGAAGTTCATTGCCAGAGTCGTCTGCGATCTGGATCAGCACGCGCAGGGCAGGCAACTCGGGGAGGATCTCGGCCACCCGCGGTGCGAACGCGGCGTGATACACCAGTGCCGACGCGCCGGAATCTGCCAGTAGGTACTGCAATTCGTTCTTGACGTATCGGTAGTTGACGTTGAACGGCGCCACCCTGGCCCGGAACGCACCGAGCAGCGATTCGACGTACTCCGGCCCGTTGTACGCGTAGATGCCCAGCAGATCCTGCCCGACCTCGTGGCCGGCCAATTCGTCGCGTTCGGTGTGCGCGCCCAGTCCGCGTGAATGCAGATAGGCCGCCAGCCGATTCGACCGGTCGACGATCTCGCGGTAGGTCAACCGGCGATCGCCCTGCACGATGAGGGGACGGTCTCCGATGGCGGCGGCAACGGCTTCGGCGACGACCGGAACGGTGAACTGCACGAGCTTCTCCTCAGGGGGCGGGTCAGAACTGCCAGGCGCGCAGCAAGTCCTCGGTGGTGGTGACGGTGGCCAGCAGTGACAGCGTATTGTCGATCACCGCGTCGGCATAGGACTTCGGAATCCCCGCCACGGCGTCGCGTGGCAGGACGACCCGGTATCCGGCGTTGACCGCATCCATCACCAGATTGATGATCGCGATGTTCACCGAGACGCCGACGACCACGATGGTCCGTACCCCGAGATTCCGCAGGATCGCGTCCAGGTCGGTGCCGCCCATCGGCCCCAGGCCGTGCCACCTGGACAACACGAGATCATCTGGCTCCGGGCCGAATTCGGGGAGCAGCGTGGCACCGGGGCTACCGGGCTCGATGCCGACGCCACTGCGGCCGATGGCGAAGATCTTGGCGTTGTGGTTGGAGCCCAGCCCATCCGGGCGTCGCTGCACCAGGCAGTGCACCACATTGGCCGAGGCACCCCGGGCTGCCGGCAGGAGACGTGCGATGTTGGGTAGCGCCTCGTGGCGGGCGGCGTCGGCCAGCGCGGCCAGCCCGGCGTCGGGACCGACCACCGCGCCCTGACATTCCTGCGTGACGACTGCGGTGTACTCGGGTGCGACGAGTTCTCTCAGATCGGGTCTCATACGCCGGCGGGAACTTCGTAGAACTGGGTCGCCCATTTACGCATGGCCATATACGGTTTCGCGTCGATCTTCGCCAGCGGCGGGTGCTCCACGTACTTCTGGTAGCGCCAGATGTCGCAGTCTTCCCACACCGTCTTGAGGAACTGCTTCTCAACCTGTTTGCGAACCTGCTCGGGCGGGATGTCGGAGGTCTCACCCGGGAGTTTGGGCCACCAGATCGAATAGAACATGTCCGACACCTCGTCGTCGACGGGTGTGCAGGCGAAGATCAACCTGTGGTTGGACGAACCCTCGAAGGCGCTCATCGCGAAGCCGAGCCCGGAGAAGTGACTGTGGATCCGCAGCGCCATCTTGTCCGGATCGTCACTGCGGGCATCGGGCCAGCCGGTCAGGAACCGCCATTCCTCGTCGACGTGCTCCCAGTGCAGGCACACCGGCGTCACGGTGGCTCCGTGGACGTAGCGGAAATGTGAACTGTCCGGGCCATTCTCGGCCACGATCTGCGGATGGACCGGGATCGCGTCGGCCCGGCTGGAGAACTCCGGGTAGGGCCGGTAGTACGCATTCGGATCGGTTTCGAACTGAGGGAACTTGTGGAAGATGTCGGGCAGTTCCCACTGTGGCTCCAGGCCGGCGGGTTGGTACCACATGAAGATGCAGCCGTACTGCTCCCTGACCGGGTAGGAGCGCAACCGCAAACCGCGGTTGGGCTTGTCCGGCTGGTACGGGATGTAGGTGTTGTTGCCTTCGGGCCCCCAGCGCCAACCGTGGAACGGGCACTCGACGCAGTCGCCGACCACCTTGCCGCCGTGCCCGATGTGGGCGCCCAGATGCTTGCAATGAGCTTCCAACACATGCAGCTCGCCGGACTCGTCGCGGTAGGCCGCGAGGTCCTCGCCAAAGTACTTCAGTGCCTTGACGTCCCCGATCTCATACTCGGCTGACCAGCCGATCATGAACCAGCCGGTGACCTTCCAGGTGAACGGCACTTTCATGCTCGCTGCCTCCCGTTTCGCTGCCCGTCCAGTGGGCTACGGAAGAGGTTACAGTAGCGATTACTGCATCGAAAGTGGGTGTGCGTGGAACGGCCACGACGGAGGTGCTTACCGTGTATCTGACCCCAGACAACAGGAGGCGCATATGTCCGACGACATCGAGGCGATCAAGCAGCTCAAGGCCCGCTACTGCCGGTTCCTGGATACCAAGGACATCGACTCGTGGCGGGGTCTGTTCGCCGAAGACGTCGTGGTGAAGCTCGACATGGCAGTCTCGACGGGCGGTGCCGATCCGCAGACCGCTCCACCGCTGAACGGCTTCGAGGAATTCTTTCCCGTGGTGTGGGGCGGGGTGGAGCATGCGGCGACCGTGCACCACTGCCATACGCCCGAGATCATGCTGACTTCTGACACCACCGCAACCGGCATCTGGGCCATGGAGGACATGCTGTTCTTCGCCGATGGCAACGAGCTGCACGGAGCGGGTCACTATCACGAGACCTACGAAAAGCGGGACGGGACATGGCAGATCACCAGCCTGCACCTGACTCGGACCCTGTTGAAGTTCAAGTCCGCGTAGGCGGTCGCGCGCGTAACGCGGTGGCGGGAAACCGCGCGGATCGCCGCCACCGCGTTACAAAGGCGTAGCCGATGTATCCCGTTCTGCGCCAAGGCCCATCGCCTTGCCGAACGCCTCGATGTAATCGAGTGCGGCCTGTGGGCTGCCGCCATCGACATGGATGACGGCCCAGGTGGCGCCGTGACCCTCCAGTTCGGCAAGAACCTCGCGCGCGCGGCGCAGCGAGGATTCGTCGTCGAGATCGGTAGGCGGGCACACCACCTGAATATCGACGGCTGACGGGTCACGGCCGGCCTCGGTGAGCCGGTTGCGCAGGCGTTGCACGGCGGTGCCGAACTGGTCGGCGTTCTCGATGGCCGCAGTGCGCATCGCAGATGCCATTTCGGGTCCGGCGATGATCGGCATCCAGCCGTCGCCATGCGCGACCACGCGACGGATGGCGGCGGCGCCATTTCCGCCGATCCAGATCGGTGGATGGGGCCGCTGCACAGGGCGTTGCAGCCAGACGGGTCCGACTGCGGCGAACGCCTCTCCGGCAAAGGGCGTTTCGGGGTCGGACCAGATGGAGCGCAAAGCGGCGAGGGCCTCGTCGAGCAATTCCGCACGGCGGTCCATGTCGACCCCCACCGCCGAGAACTCGGATCGTAGGTAGCCCGCCCCGACGCCCGCGATGAGCCGGCCCCCGGAGACCAGGTCGAGGCTGCCCAGTGCTTTTGCGGACAGGTACGGGTTGCGGAACGGCAGGACGTACAGATTGGTCATCAACCGGATGCGGGAGGTGGCTGCCGCCATGAAGCTCAGCGCGGCGATCGGGTCCAGTGTGTTGTGACCGCCGTTGTTCCGCCACTTCACCGACGGGGCCGGATGTTCGCTCAGTGCGACGGCCGAGAATCCCGCGGCTTCGGCCTGGGCGGCGACGGCGCGGATAACCTCCGGCTGCAGGAAATCGTCAGGTGCGGTGGGTAGCTCGCTGGGATATTCGAGGGTGTACTTCATCGATCTCCCGGTTTCTGACCCGTTTCAGGGCGCTACTGAAAGCGTTACCGTAGCATCCATCGTTGATCGTCGACTGGGATGGAGCAGGGCATGGATCGCCGACGGAAAGTGCTCGTCATGGGCGCCAGTGGAAACGTGGGCGCCTGTGTCACCCGACAGCTTGTCGAGCGGGGCGACGACGTGCGGGTACTGCTGCGTATGAGCAGCTCGACAAAGGGTATCGACGGCCTCGAGGTCGAACGTTGCTACGGCGACATCTTCGACACCGAGGCGGTCGCATCGGCCGTGGCCGACCGCGACGTGGTCTTCTACTGCGTCGTCGACACCCGCGCTCATCTGGCCGACCCGGCGCCGCTGTTCTCCACGAACGTGGAGGGACTACGCAACGTTCTCGACGTCGCGGTGAATGCCGACCTGCAACGGTTTGTGTTCCTGTCCACCATCGGAACGATCGCCGTCGGCGACGACGGGGCGACCGTCGACGAGGACACCCCGTTCAATTGGGCGGGCAAGGGCGGGCCGTATATCGAATCGCGCCGTCAGGCCGAGGACCTGGTGCTGTCTTATGCCCGGGAACGCGGCCTGCCCGCTGTGGCGATGTGTGTGTCCAACCCGTATGGGCCACCGGACTGGCAACCGCGACAGGGTGCGCTCGTCGCCATGGCCGCGTTCGGCAAGCTGCCGGTCTATGTGCGCGGCGTCGGTTCGGAGGTGGTCGGGATCGATGACGCCGCGCAGGCGCTGATCCTTGCCGCCGAACACGGCCGGATCGGCGAACGCTACATCGTGTCGGAGGGCTACATGTCCCAGCGGGAGATGTTCACCGTCGCCGCGCAGGCAGTGGGTGCGCGACCGCCCAGGTTCGGAATCCCGATGGCCCCGCTGTATGCCTTCGGGTGGTTGGCCGGCTGGTCGAATCGGTTGTTCGGCACCGACTTTCCGATGAACCTCACCGCCGCACGCTTGATGTGGTTGACGTCGCCGGCCGACCACGGCAAGGCGACACGGGACCTCGGTTGGAAACCGGCGCCCACCGCGGAATCCATTGCCCGCGCCGCGCAGTTCTACGTGGACCGGAAGAACCGCAACGAGAAGGTCATCGATCTGTGAGTGTTGGGGACTCAGACTTCGCCTTTGATGCTGTAGTCGTCGGCGCCGGATTCTCCGGTCTGTACGCGCTGCACCGGCTACGCGAACAAGGCCTCCGGGTGCGGGTGCTCGAGAAGGCCGACGCCGTCGGCGGCACCTGGCTGGTCAACCGGTATCCGGGTGCACGCTGCGATATCGAGAGCATCGAATACTCCTACAGCTTCAGCGATGAGATCCAGCAGGAGTGGGTCTGGACCGAGACCATGCCGGCCCAGCCGGAGATCGAGGCATACCTGAACTTCGTCGCCGATCGGCTCGACCTCCGCCGCGACATCGCATTCGGCACCGACGTCGTGGCAATGGCGTTCGACGAGAACACGTCACAATGGGCGGTCACCACCGCCGACGGTCAGATACTGCGCACACCGTTCGTGGTGGCAGCCACCGGAATCCTCTCCGTCCCTCTCGAACCCGACATTCCCGGGATGAACTGCTTCACCGGCACATCGCTGTTCACCAGCCGCTGGCCCCGTGAGGGTGTCGACCTCTCAGGCAAGCGCATCGGGGTGATCGGCACCGGCTCCACCGGTGTTCAGTTGATCCCGGTGGTGGCCGAGCAGGCGGCACAGCTCACGGTGTTCCAGCGGTCCCCGGCATTCACGTTGCCGTGGCAGGTCCGGCCGTTCGCACCCGGCGAGCTCGACGCGCTCAAGGCCGACTACTCACAGATACGTGCAGCACAACGGGAGCACCCGGTCGGTGCGGCACGGCTCAGCGCGTTCTCGGTGCTCCTTGAGATGCTCGCGCGGCCGCCGGTGAAATCCGCTTCGCCCGAGGAGAAACGCCGCGCCGTCGAGGAACACGGCGTGATGGGCGCGCTCAACTGGGGCGACGTCTTCTTCGACATTGACGCCAACCGGATGGCCACCGAGCTGTACGGCCAGGCCGTGGCACGCATCGTCCGGGATCCGCAGACGGCGGCATCGTTGACCCCCAGCCACCCGTTCGCCTGCAAACGCCCCATCATCGACCAGGGCTACTACGAGACCTACAACCGGGACAACGTCACCCTGGTCGATCTGCGCAAGGGGGCGATCCGCGAGGTGACGGCGACCGGGATCTCCACCGAGCAGGGCGATTTCGACTTCGACGTGATCGTGTACGCCACCGGGTTCGACGCCATGACGGGCGCGTTGAGCCGGATCGACGTTCGCGGCCGCGACGGGCTGGTGTTGGGGGAGTACTGGTCGAAGGAAGGCGCGCTGTCCTATCTGGGATTGGCAGTCGCCGGGTTCCCGAACCTGTTCACGATTCAGGGCCCGGGAAGCCCCTCGGCAGCAACGAATTTCGTGGCCGCGCTGGAACAGCACGTGGAGTGGATCACGGATTGCATCACGTACCTGAGGGCCGGCGGCCACCGCAGCATCGAGGCCACGTCGCAGGCGCAGGCCGAATGGATCGAGCACACCACCGCATTGGTGGCGCCCACCGTACTGGTGCACCCGAGCTGCAACTCCTGGTACAACGGCGGCAACGTGCCCGGCAAGAAGCGGATGTACCTGGGATACACCGCCGGCATCCCCGAGTACCGTCGTCGCTGTGACGAGATCGCCGCGGACGGCTACACGGGATTCACCATTGCTTAGGGCCGCCCGTATCGCGTGGGAGCTCGGTGGTGTGATGCCGCGCTCGGTGGGCGCACTGGCCGGAGCGGGAAACTGGAACCCGCTGTCGGTGGCCGGTCTGCGTCAGCTCGGTGAGGTCACGCTCGACGAGTTGGTGGTCACCGGAATGACTTTGACCGGTCCACCGCCACAGTTACCCCGAGCATTGGGTGACTACGAAGCAGCCGCCTCCGAACTGGCCGCGCTCGGAATCGACGGCGCACATCCGTGTCCGGATGCCCTGGCGGTCAAACACATCCGGCCCCGTCGATTCGGCGCGTTGACGTTCGAGGAGCTCGTCTTCGATCATGACCCCGCGTTGGCGGGCTCGGTGCTGGCAGATGGCCACGGCGGCCGGGCCACGGCCAGGGTGCGGCTGTATCGCCGCGACGACGAGGCGCGGCCGTGGCTCATCTGGGTGCACGGGGCCGGTCAAGGGGATCCGATGGATCTACTGGTGGCCCGGGTACGGCAGTTGCATCGACTCGGATTCAACGTGGCACTGCCCGTCCAGCCTGGCCACGGGCCACGGAGGCGGGACTGGCCGGAGTACCCCGCCCGCGATCCGCTGGCCAATGTGGCCGGCACGATACGCGCGGTGTCGGAGGTGCGGGCGTTGATCGGCTGGCTGGAGCCGCAGGCGTCGTCGATCGCGGTAGCCGGGTTGTCGCTGGGTAGCGCTGTGGCGGCGCTGGTTTCGCATCTCGACGCCCGGGTCGGTGCAGTGGCGGTCTACACGCCCATTCTCGGGCTCAACACCATGATCGGTCTGCACCTCGGGCGTTGGGGTGGGGCCGGGCGCGCGGCGGGGGCGCAGTTGCGGTCGGATGTCGTGACGGCGCTGACCTCGGTGGTGGACCCGTTGGCCACGGTGCCCCGGGCCGATCACCGCCTCATCGTCGGGGCCTGGCATGACCGGATGGCAATGCGGGACTCGGCGCTTGCGCTGCACGAGCGGTGGGACGGAGAACTGCATTGGCACGACGGCAGCCATGTCGGGCACCTGTTCTCCGGTGCGGTGCAGGACGTGACCGTGCGATTTCTAACGGCCGTAGCTTGACGTGATCCGGGCTCTGACACAGTTGATCTCGTGATCGAGATCGTGGTCCTCAGGCAGCACCACCCACTGGAACGCGATCCCGAAGATCGATCCGGTGATGTCCCGCAGTGCACTGTCGACGTCGATATCGGGCCGCAGTGAACCGTCGGCGATACCCGTGTACAGCGCGGCTTCGATCTTGACCGCGGCCCCGGCCAATTGTGCGCGTACACCGTCGCGCAACGGCGAGGTGGTCTTCACTGCCTCGAACGCGGAC
The genomic region above belongs to Mycolicibacterium sp. HK-90 and contains:
- a CDS encoding SDR family oxidoreductase, yielding MPETARRIVVVGAGSGIGAAAATYFHHRGDHVLAVDLRANDTPASEHATCDLRDAGDIARLLGEIGDGWDTLAHVAGVPGTAPAADVLKVNYLGMRLMAEGMLPLLRQGGSIVTVASTAALGWQQRLDILDGLLELTDGDAVAQWQTGQDPDFPVYTTSKQAAILFAKRLAGPAWTKYGVRVNTVSPGPVETPILSDFEQTMGKDVLDLVRTTVGRHATVDDVVPLIAFLTSPGAQWINGQDIQVDAGFIAAMTNGAPISL
- a CDS encoding aldehyde dehydrogenase family protein, with the protein product MLAAQRRSFIAAGPPDVALRRNRIDRLLAMVLDNSEAFVAATEADYGSRSRSAAFLAEILGMLSVIEHTRAHLPRWMRATKLMRAARFAGLRAEVLPSPLGVVGIIGPWNFPIQLTVLPAAAAFAAGNRVMIKMSEVTPRTAELMAQTAPKYFDATELQVVTGGPEVAAQFAGLPFDHLFFTGSPSIGALVARAAADNLVPVTLELGGKNPVVVAPGADIERAAARIAQARMVNGGQVCVCPDYVFVPDAQVDRFVAVARRTLSDLFPSIVGNPDYCASVNQANFDRVVGLIADARANGARIDAVVPPGETLPDPGSRKIAPTIVRDVDHRMRIASEEVFGPVLVVRGYSRLEEPVDHINANPSPLVAYWFGPDDADFRHFVSHTRSGGVARNDFAAHMIPSDAPFGGVGRSGTGAYHGKAGFDAFSHYRTVVGTDLPFSVTGHAANPFNAPMRFSTDLMLRRARGRTAARLKKFR
- a CDS encoding acyl-CoA synthetase: MQFTVPVVAEAVAAAIGDRPLIVQGDRRLTYREIVDRSNRLAAYLHSRGLGAHTERDELAGHEVGQDLLGIYAYNGPEYVESLLGAFRARVAPFNVNYRYVKNELQYLLADSGASALVYHAAFAPRVAEILPELPALRVLIQIADDSGNELLDGAVDYESIVADTEMPASAPVHPSPDDLYVLYTGGTTGMPKGVLWRQHDIFMTAFGGRNMVTGEKAQSVDEIAARATENPGTKLMILPPLIHGAAQWAAMTAISTGQTLVFPTVVDRFDADDVVRTIEREQVLVATVVGDAMARPLLDAIKAGTADVSSLSVVANGGAQLTPYVKQQLIDAKENLIVVDGVGSSETGAQMSHMSAPGAVSTGTFNAGPDTCVVTEDFTAVLTAGHQGLGWLAQRGFVPLGYKGDAAKTAATFPVIDGVRYATPGDRARHLGSGAIELLGRDSVTINSGGEKIFAEEVESALASHPAVRDVVVTGRPNERWGQEVVAVVALSEDALADNRVTADDLIRHAESSIARYKLPKAVVFRPAIERSPAGKADYRWAREQAVSETS
- a CDS encoding cysteine hydrolase codes for the protein MRPDLRELVAPEYTAVVTQECQGAVVGPDAGLAALADAARHEALPNIARLLPAARGASANVVHCLVQRRPDGLGSNHNAKIFAIGRSGVGIEPGSPGATLLPEFGPEPDDLVLSRWHGLGPMGGTDLDAILRNLGVRTIVVVGVSVNIAIINLVMDAVNAGYRVVLPRDAVAGIPKSYADAVIDNTLSLLATVTTTEDLLRAWQF
- a CDS encoding Rieske 2Fe-2S domain-containing protein, yielding MKVPFTWKVTGWFMIGWSAEYEIGDVKALKYFGEDLAAYRDESGELHVLEAHCKHLGAHIGHGGKVVGDCVECPFHGWRWGPEGNNTYIPYQPDKPNRGLRLRSYPVREQYGCIFMWYQPAGLEPQWELPDIFHKFPQFETDPNAYYRPYPEFSSRADAIPVHPQIVAENGPDSSHFRYVHGATVTPVCLHWEHVDEEWRFLTGWPDARSDDPDKMALRIHSHFSGLGFAMSAFEGSSNHRLIFACTPVDDEVSDMFYSIWWPKLPGETSDIPPEQVRKQVEKQFLKTVWEDCDIWRYQKYVEHPPLAKIDAKPYMAMRKWATQFYEVPAGV
- a CDS encoding nuclear transport factor 2 family protein, yielding MSDDIEAIKQLKARYCRFLDTKDIDSWRGLFAEDVVVKLDMAVSTGGADPQTAPPLNGFEEFFPVVWGGVEHAATVHHCHTPEIMLTSDTTATGIWAMEDMLFFADGNELHGAGHYHETYEKRDGTWQITSLHLTRTLLKFKSA
- a CDS encoding LLM class F420-dependent oxidoreductase is translated as MKYTLEYPSELPTAPDDFLQPEVIRAVAAQAEAAGFSAVALSEHPAPSVKWRNNGGHNTLDPIAALSFMAAATSRIRLMTNLYVLPFRNPYLSAKALGSLDLVSGGRLIAGVGAGYLRSEFSAVGVDMDRRAELLDEALAALRSIWSDPETPFAGEAFAAVGPVWLQRPVQRPHPPIWIGGNGAAAIRRVVAHGDGWMPIIAGPEMASAMRTAAIENADQFGTAVQRLRNRLTEAGRDPSAVDIQVVCPPTDLDDESSLRRAREVLAELEGHGATWAVIHVDGGSPQAALDYIEAFGKAMGLGAERDTSATPL
- a CDS encoding NAD-dependent epimerase/dehydratase family protein, translating into MDRRRKVLVMGASGNVGACVTRQLVERGDDVRVLLRMSSSTKGIDGLEVERCYGDIFDTEAVASAVADRDVVFYCVVDTRAHLADPAPLFSTNVEGLRNVLDVAVNADLQRFVFLSTIGTIAVGDDGATVDEDTPFNWAGKGGPYIESRRQAEDLVLSYARERGLPAVAMCVSNPYGPPDWQPRQGALVAMAAFGKLPVYVRGVGSEVVGIDDAAQALILAAEHGRIGERYIVSEGYMSQREMFTVAAQAVGARPPRFGIPMAPLYAFGWLAGWSNRLFGTDFPMNLTAARLMWLTSPADHGKATRDLGWKPAPTAESIARAAQFYVDRKNRNEKVIDL
- a CDS encoding NAD(P)/FAD-dependent oxidoreductase; this encodes MSVGDSDFAFDAVVVGAGFSGLYALHRLREQGLRVRVLEKADAVGGTWLVNRYPGARCDIESIEYSYSFSDEIQQEWVWTETMPAQPEIEAYLNFVADRLDLRRDIAFGTDVVAMAFDENTSQWAVTTADGQILRTPFVVAATGILSVPLEPDIPGMNCFTGTSLFTSRWPREGVDLSGKRIGVIGTGSTGVQLIPVVAEQAAQLTVFQRSPAFTLPWQVRPFAPGELDALKADYSQIRAAQREHPVGAARLSAFSVLLEMLARPPVKSASPEEKRRAVEEHGVMGALNWGDVFFDIDANRMATELYGQAVARIVRDPQTAASLTPSHPFACKRPIIDQGYYETYNRDNVTLVDLRKGAIREVTATGISTEQGDFDFDVIVYATGFDAMTGALSRIDVRGRDGLVLGEYWSKEGALSYLGLAVAGFPNLFTIQGPGSPSAATNFVAALEQHVEWITDCITYLRAGGHRSIEATSQAQAEWIEHTTALVAPTVLVHPSCNSWYNGGNVPGKKRMYLGYTAGIPEYRRRCDEIAADGYTGFTIA
- a CDS encoding S9 family peptidase — encoded protein: MPRSVGALAGAGNWNPLSVAGLRQLGEVTLDELVVTGMTLTGPPPQLPRALGDYEAAASELAALGIDGAHPCPDALAVKHIRPRRFGALTFEELVFDHDPALAGSVLADGHGGRATARVRLYRRDDEARPWLIWVHGAGQGDPMDLLVARVRQLHRLGFNVALPVQPGHGPRRRDWPEYPARDPLANVAGTIRAVSEVRALIGWLEPQASSIAVAGLSLGSAVAALVSHLDARVGAVAVYTPILGLNTMIGLHLGRWGGAGRAAGAQLRSDVVTALTSVVDPLATVPRADHRLIVGAWHDRMAMRDSALALHERWDGELHWHDGSHVGHLFSGAVQDVTVRFLTAVA